The Diabrotica virgifera virgifera chromosome 4, PGI_DIABVI_V3a genome segment tttttctgagaaattaatagctTATATTATTTACATTTCATTCTACTTCGATTATGCCAGtcaagatattatctccgaattctatcctactgcatggattttaaggaaattttgggagtagtccaatctcctaattcaaagtcaatcctatatactatggcgcttttatcatgggggcggttcccaccaattctcaggggtgaaatatttttattttcgaattacatgtaGAAAacggaagatttttaagaaaatttaaaaattcattctataatttgatcacattttctacaaaaaccattcattttaaactcgttcaactttttgaaagtagaagtaacactatattaaaaggtattgcaaaagaaaaacaatacatttaaattatgttggatggggagttaaatgtatatacttttcatttttccttaaagtacattagtcttatatttttttacaccatatctcgcttaatttgtatgtaaccgacatttaacggtgctctttttaaaggccttttcaaacactacaaaaggtgttggtagcattatacacctaaaacctaccgttcctctgttattttaagttgaatacaccaatttgagcatgcaccaaaaaacaaactattttcacctaccatatctatttttgtattataaatacaacatttacgccatgttggccgccattttgaatttggaaatgtcaaattccgtatttttatttacctacagatgagcttactttgagatgaatttcattcatttcggtaaaaatttgcaaaaatgggccctaaataaaccccctatttcggcccccctttgagaggttttttttaaaagcttagtttctcgacaaaattctcttaaacttactcataccgaatttcatcaaaatcggtccggtagtttttgctgggcggtggcgacatacgtacgtacgtacatacttccgacatgttttttttatttgctttttagccTCAGCGGGACtaaaaacgtcgaaaaaaagtgaaatgtgaaaaaatttttttgcacgatcctataactttatctattatactatactacgtatatagtacgataaagtaaaataaataaatataaaatagtaCTTACATTGAACCCTAAAATCCAACTCGTTGCTAACCGTTTCACCTTCTGAATTAACAACAGAACATTGGTATCGACCAGCACTTTGTCTTGTCACTTTTTGCATAACCAGGCTCTGGTTACTGAAGATGGTACGACTGGCGAGATTATGGTTTAAAACCACACActgaaacaaaaagtttatatAATAGGAACCATAGATTAGTTTGTTAATGAAAATtaatttaacccttaactactgatGTGGATGTTTCAGGACATAAAccctgacatgcggtatgtcataccgttgcctattatcctttgtttttaatattaatttgtcttatatcactatgtttgttttttacatcaactacggaataATTCTTTACACTGCTGTAGAATTAAATATGTACttctccaaataaaataaactttatttttaacaaaaattatgAATGTATCCATATTAAAACAactaattggacttcgtaagtcctaggttttcacccaaagtaatctaaagtagaactggaagtcgacatttgaacgcttcgtgtatCTTTGCGCCGATTGAtaaacgattttactaattttgagtcatttttcctaaactttgggtcatcattcTTTAACCAAAAATGACTTCTAAACCGAAACTAAAGATttaaactcaacttttcaattcgcttcgattgatgtgttacatgtaatatttctgcacttctggttagaaccttttaagcggaaatgatataaaaaccaaaattttacatttgttctcatcttgctaaggcacgtcgaatgatatatcgcttatactatttcggttaCTCTAAAACAGTTCATACGGTTGAAACTcaaaaaccggaagtccgatgtcaaatttctcatctttaataccatccttgggttataagcttttatttgacacctcatctgtcattctatctgtattaataacggaggagataGACATATgggcagacagtcatgaaaccggaagtatatatttgttctcttcttgcgaaGTCGCGTCGAATAATATGTCACTTGTAttattagtctagtaaaataaaattacactacatgtaaatcaaaatgtaaattcgtacaggttgaaacaaattttttatcaaagtttaggtgggtacaaaagatattttcaagaaagtatccaaatcatacaaggggatcattgtttaaataattaaaaaggggtcattttggcaaaaaaattatttttttagctgctgaggtcattcaattaccaatgaaggtctatgggatttttttctgcaaagttgaagggtaagtctttcacataagtcttactaaattaaatttgaccccctatttatttaaataattgtatataaaagtttaaaaacaaattttcaaaaaattatttttagcgttttaaataagcactataaaataccTTATTTTACACACtaagttgcactatgttatcagtattaagcaaaaaaaaattggtccagaactatttaatattttttaagatattgaatttgtttaataaatgttactctattttctattgcaaaaacgcggttgttgtcaaagaaatattcacctgtattaaatcttattatttttatttgtatgtatatttttgataaatgtattgataaattcaaatttcaattaaactttccCCTAAAatggtatttgaaaattattcaaatttgtttataatttgtttttttaataacgtcgcggggattaaatattttgaaatgccgtttcgataattggatttctgggaatttttcactaattaacaaattttttgtctttttttcctcttctttttttttcttggagttatattattacgggcccttttagggttaagtttcattaagaatgtcgaatctctaagtggtagattctagacataaaaatattaggattggtctaaaatcacttaaataaaatgtggctacttactgagttacagggtgttttatttaaaaattatttttaccaattactttcaaactatttgacgtatccttatcatacttggcagaaagtgcgtgTACTATACAGtttactaaattgtgataaataaaagtttctagctagtaccagaggcgtacgacagggtatagttaatgattgacccttcccaaattctacgccactgagggaattactattttagcaaaatttttcgattctccaatactttctatgtaaataatatactctttactggtaacgattaagtcattagttttcgagatattagaCGTTAAAAATgcaacggcatagttattttgattcattcattcattcattttaaacttccaatatatCTCAAACTGATGgctttatcaataccaataaagttatttacatacaaagtattggagaatcgaaaaatttcgctaaaatagtaattcactcagtggcgtagaattcgGGAAGGGTCAAttattcactatcccctgtcgtacgcctctggcactagctagaaacgtttattaatcacaatttagtagggtgtataatagccacactttctgccaagtatgataaggatacgtcaaatagttttaaagtacttggtaaaaataatttttaaatttttaaatagaacaccctgtaactaaGTGAGTAGCCACATTATAATAaaaagattttagttaaatcttaatatttttaggtctagaatctacaactcagagattcgatatttttaataaaatttaaccctaaaggggcccgtagtaatgtaactccaagaaaaaaaaaaagaagaaaaaacgacaaaaaaattttgttaattagtaaaaaattcccaggaacttAATTATCAAAAcaacatttcaaaatacttaatccccgcgacgctattaaaaaaacaaattataaacaaatttgaataattttcaaatgcttcaaatttaggggggagtttaattgaaatctgaattaatcaatacatttatcgaaaatatacattaaattaaaaataatgacatcttaagcaggtgaatatttctttggcaacaaccgcatttttgcaatttaaaatatagtaacatttaataatcaaatttaatatctcaaaaaatattaaatatttttggaccaattttttttccttaatactgataacatagcgcaacttagtctgtaaaataagatatttcatagtgcttatttaaaacgctaaaaataatttttttgcaaatttgtttttaaagttttatgtacaattatttaaataaatagggggtcaaatttaatttagtaagtcttatgtgaaagatttactcttcaactttgcagaaaaaaatcccatagaccttcattaataagtgagttacctcagcagttaaaaaagtatattttttgcaaaaatgacccctttttaattttttaaacaatgatccccttgtatgatttagtcctgtcgccagggggggtacaacggcctcgttaattcagatggacttactcaagttttttttatgtattttgacccgtagaacacgaattttttgggtaacagttgatccggatgtcgataagattgttatagaccaagaacttgaggaatcaaataacagcgatttttggcaaaacaaaacaatattttgtattttttgggccattttaagtaaaaaatatttctacaagttttttcgtaggatgcacagttttcgagataaacgcggttgaactttaaaaaaatcgaaaaattgcaatttttgaacccgaataacttttgattaaaaaataaaatagcaagtctgcttaccgcatttgaaagtttaagtcaaattatatcggttttgattatttgcgttggtaaaaatttatttttttattgtttaacaaagctataaacacgtagggtttcccgtgcttttacatgcgttttaacgcatgtaacgtagaaatagtcttgattgcactagtacctattctacctactcgttcgattttaaatgagaaatcatagaaacatcactcacgcactagttgtttgtagctttgtttaacaataacacaataaatttttagcaatgcaaataatcaaaaccgacataatttgacttgaactttcaaaggcgctaagcagaattgctattttattttttaatcaaaagttattcgggtttaaaaattgcagtttttcgattttttgaaagttcaaccgcgtttatctcgaaaactgtgcatcctactaaaaaacttgtagaaatattttttgcttaaaatgacccaaaaaatacaaaatattgttttgttttgccaaaaatcgctgttatttgattcctcaagttcttggtctataacaatcttatcgacatccggatcaactgttacccaaaaaattcgggttctacgggtcaaaatacataaaaaaaacttgggtaagtccatctgaattaacgaggccgttgtaccccccctggcgacaggactaatttggatactttcttgaaaatatcttttgtacccacctaaactttgatataaaatttgttttaacctgtacgaatttacattttgacttttttttattttattaggctattattCCGGTGActctaaaacagtacttctggtcgcatttctaaaactgGAAGTCCTATGTCAAGTTTCTTAACTTTCTTGTCATTCTGCCTGTTATCCCTTACGCTCCATGATGTTACAATTGTGTGAGTCTAATCTAAATGCTGTTTTATGCCGGTTTTCCACTGAAcggacaaaacaaaaacaaaacacaaACTCGTGTCGAATAAAACAAAACTGCAACTTTTTGGAAACTTTTTGAAGACTGGCGTGTTTTGCGACAGTTGCAGTTTTGTTTATCGTGTCCCGTTCGGTAGCGGTAAACATCAAAAGGTTTCGACATGTTTTGAAACTGTAGCCTGTTTTAGTCTGTTTAGTGGAAACAGTCGTGTTTTGTTCTCTTGTTTTTATACTTGTAGCCAACAaggttaataatataataataatataatattaatataaccAGCCAGGTTATCAATATTTGTTGAATTGAACCAAATTGTAGGCAagtaaataatgtatttttttatataaatactaTTTACATAAAATAAATGTATATGAATACAGCTGATGTTTCTTATCAAAGAAATAAAGGTAAAATGAATATTTACTTCATCTTATCAGAACCATCCTATAGATTATTGTAAcaagttaattttattttatagcaAAATTAGTTTTAAGTGAAATCTATTTACCATTTATGTAGCCTGTTGTTTTtgtaagatatttttataaattataaattgttTTGATCTCATGTACAAAATGTTCAAAAAAGCAAGATGGGTAAATATTGAATTTTGTACATGATATAGTGACCCATATGATCAGATGTAAACAAACTTTTTCCTTTTTTTAGATAGTAATTAATTGAATAGTTCGTTAATAATATTACCatggttattaaataaataatatacattaTTCATTGGTTATTTCAGATCATGTCTGAAGGTGGTAAAAAGGAGTGGACTACTGAAGAAATTTGTACCCTCATAGATGCCTTGAGGGAACATAGAAATTTGTGGTACCCAAGGGATGCCAACTATAAAAATAGGATTGCAAAAGTGGATTCACATAAACAAATTGCCCAATTGTTTGACACCAATTACCTGGAAATagccagaaaaataaaaaacataacgTCACAATACCTACGTGAAAGaagaaactataaaaaaataaaaaaatctggcgCGGGTCAGAATTTTATACCCAGGTGGTTTGGTTATAACGCAATGAGTTTTATGCAtgataaaaataaaccaagaaaaGGCGTTCAAATCGGTGGAGAATATGAGGTaagctttttgtttattgtttactTACATTTTAAGGGATTtaggtattcacaaaaaaaaaagaaaataaataaataattacaaATTGCTAACATAATCCCCTTTATTTACGCATATTTTAATTGCCAGGGTACTTGTCCTTGGTctgaaataaaatattcacaatattCATTTCTTATATTTTGTGCTTCTTGCAAAGATTTCCTAGCCACAGGTTTTAGAGGTAACATTGATGCAGTTGGTTGTGATTCATTCCTCCACGATCCATTTCTAATAGTTCCCGAATCTATATCTTCTACGTCAAATGACCCCGGTGGTGTATAAGTATTTTTTGATTCGGTATTTCGGCGCAGGTAATTATGTAATAAAACACAAGTTTGCACAATTTTTTCTACTTTTGGTGGTTCTAGTAGTATAGGTTTTCTGAAAATACGGAACACAGAGGCCAATATACCAAACACATTTTCGACCACTCTTCTTGCTCGGCTCAGACGGTAGTTAAATATGCGTTGCATAGATCCGCGATCCTGGTGTCCGGAGAACGGTTTCAATATATTTGGTGATAAGGGAAAAGCATCGTCGGCTACAAAAACATACGGTACACGTTTCTCTCTTTCTGGAAGGGATGCGTTTTCGGGTAAGTTAAGCATTTCTTTGCTCAAAGATTTGGCAAAGCCGGTATTTTTAAAAACTCCCCCATCTGATATACGCCCTTGGCAACCAATGTACACGTAGGTGAAATTGTAGTTTGCATCGACTACAGCAAAGAGAACTATGCTAAATGTGcctttataattaaaaaattcacTTCCACTATATTTGGGTGATTGCATGACAACGTGCTTCCCATCCATGCTTCCCACGCACATTGGGAAGTTCCATCTAGTGTTATAATCATTCGCCAACTTTTGCCACTGTGCTGAGTTGGTGGGCAcctaaaataaaaagaataatttgtttataattttggcATTAACATAACGAACATAATTTGAGCAATGTTTATACAGATTAGCATAAAATTATAAAAGTTTTTTGTTTTCAGGAAAGTGAATCTTCAGATGACGACCCTCAAACGGAGACCCAAAATTCTGTTGACATCCATGACCTCGAGGATGAACCTGAAAGATCTAAAGTTGAAAACTCTGCTACACCATTGGAAACTGACAAGTTTTGTATGCAAAATGCTTCAACCTCAAATGCACCTGAAAATGAGTTTACATCAAAAAACCAACCCAAAAAGAAAACCAATAGAAATGTGGAGAAAGACAATGAAAGTGAAAGCACACAAGTATTTAATATGATGAAATCAGTATATGAAAAAAAAGAGCGTGATGAATATGACGTATTTGGAGAGATGGTAGCTAATAATATTAGAAGCTTAAAAACTGAATACTCAAGGATTACTGTGCAACAGCAGATTACAAATATATTGTTTGATGCTCGCAGGTCCCACCTTCCACAAAGCAGTTGCACCCCAATGCCTTCACCTTCCACACCGTCATGGGCTGTCATATCTGACAATTCATCAGCAAGTGCAATGTCAGGACAGAAAGTTCAAGTAATTACTTTAAGCGAGACAAATGATTTCAACCCAATACAAGGAGAGACAAGTATTTTAAAAGAAGCTTTTTCATCAGTTTTTCAggacattaattaaaaaaatatgtattaaaagtAAGTTAAAATGTATTAATTTCGTTTTTCTTCTTAATAatcagaaataaataaaatatatagtatttttaattgCTTACCTTTATGTAATCATTAAGAACTTCATTTAGGGCATCACACACTTCTGGTATAATTCGTGATATGGAGGGAACAGATATTTTACATAAGTACATTAAGCTTTGATAACTGTCCCCACTTGCAAGGAACCTCAGTGTTACTGCTAATCGATCTTTAATAGAAATTGAATCTCTGAAGTTTGTATTTAACTTGGCAATTTTTCCTCCAATTAATGTAATTAGTTCTTCAAAATCAGAGGAAGACATTCTCACAAAATTATGAAAAGATGAGCGCAGTTCCCCATGCAACCCAAAGTCATCATTTTGGATGTCGTTCATCAATTGTGCAGCACCATCGTTCACTCTTCTAGATAAAAGTGATCGAACCCAATATCTGTGTTTGCGTTTTCTTCTTCTCCTAAAAAACAATACTGTTTTATCATTTATgaattatatttactaaaaaatatatatgtaccCTTTAAAGTGATTATTTGGCTAGTAAACAGCTAGTACACCGAACATAATtatatttacttacttttttTCCAATGACTTCAATATTAACCATCCAcaactaagaataaaaaaatcttcttgagaaaaaaacattgttttaattaaagaaaaactGCTTTGACTTCCTCGCGACAACAAATGTTGTTGTCGACACGAGTttgtgttttgtttttgttttccggTGGAAAAGGaccgaaaacaaaaacaaaactcgAACAAAATGAAGTCCGCTAAATGGAAACAAGAGTTTTGGGATTGTTtcagttttgtttttgttttttttcgttCAAAAAGTTTCTGTTTGTGTTTCTAAAAACTGTCTCTCTGGTGGAAAACCGGCATTAGGCTTAAAATCAAATTTTCACGAATCGCTCCCGCACGACATGACTGTGCTAGGTGCGAGTACTCACGCTGAATCGGT includes the following:
- the LOC126883462 gene encoding uncharacterized protein LOC126883462 — its product is MSEGGKKEWTTEEICTLIDALREHRNLWYPRDANYKNRIAKVDSHKQIAQLFDTNYLEIARKIKNITSQYLRERRNYKKIKKSGAGQNFIPRWFGYNAMSFMHDKNKPRKGVQIGGEYEESESSDDDPQTETQNSVDIHDLEDEPERSKVENSATPLETDKFCMQNASTSNAPENEFTSKNQPKKKTNRNVEKDNESESTQVFNMMKSVYEKKERDEYDVFGEMVANNIRSLKTEYSRITVQQQITNILFDARRSHLPQSSCTPMPSPSTPSWAVISDNSSASAMSGQKVQVITLSETNDFNPIQGETSILKEAFSSVFQDIN
- the LOC126883461 gene encoding uncharacterized protein LOC126883461, with product MFFSQEDFFILSCGWLILKSLEKKRRRKRKHRYWVRSLLSRRVNDGAAQLMNDIQNDDFGLHGELRSSFHNFVRMSSSDFEELITLIGGKIAKLNTNFRDSISIKDRLAVTLRFLASGDSYQSLMYLCKISVPSISRIIPEVCDALNEVLNDYIKVPTNSAQWQKLANDYNTRWNFPMCVGSMDGKHVVMQSPKYSGSEFFNYKGTFSIVLFAVVDANYNFTYVYIGCQGRISDGGVFKNTGFAKSLSKEMLNLPENASLPEREKRVPYVFVADDAFPLSPNILKPFSGHQDRGSMQRIFNYRLSRARRVVENVFGILASVFRIFRKPILLEPPKVEKIVQTCVLLHNYLRRNTESKNTYTPPGSFDVEDIDSGTIRNGSWRNESQPTASMLPLKPVARKSLQEAQNIRNEYCEYFISDQGQVPWQLKYA